Proteins found in one Anopheles aquasalis chromosome 3, idAnoAquaMG_Q_19, whole genome shotgun sequence genomic segment:
- the LOC126574936 gene encoding protein Smaug, whose protein sequence is MKYPGGNPSTMFCEQVGTVTSLFEQWNDCERTVVLYALLKRVPFVNLKFLQVSIDYNLAQNYSTQSKLQQLEAKANDTTLLRSLVQRYYQLSGGHSNAAAASALLLGGGLHLNNNNNNTISVNNNNNNNLKTPASESSSVYELLKKTTSLVASHHTPGVNNLIPNESSSAKVGEGGAGESHARQPDTMEEILKDILMYLPLLAPGNDVAKSMYMSLIPGAVEDACRQLVPTEIVQQTLSYLLIHPAITNEDRRVLSHQLRHLEDFISTSYVPAVPQQNTGASAALGKNRNYMNLQSNGNGTNTHNNGPMSGSNAQVPFLPTKPAGGSTGAVTAPPWHPGVGITVPPPSTHSSTHSLTQLMPPSVASQHSHSSLVGPEPTKQSMVLSKSVTNQTNPTIPPIGGVGNNSNTGGSTINCSSSSSSSSSSTTSSSSCLDSGASQLLKSNLRQPTSDWSASTGTVEYGVVARGQQGNECGQRADNLPSAVANDFRSTIGKVMITSSQAMQQLQQSPPQPQQPQQQQNSGAGVGAGGGNAAPANDDLIAATESLLYDSTPDDHHVSFSKNGTEIFDYDCDFDHEDEFNYLARSSTSTADTRGSFGGSSSLSSNNTTSTGSATSTGKKLVSFNNNVSDYLCVPLMLNSYQQSHHHHGGNDLDLDGMLMKTRRSNSLTTPSSSSVLSVALGAPGELLHAQQKQNNECLSAENLTNLQLLQNKPRSFSLTMESPRSSLTSSGSDTQLDDFKHQGSGLMKLYGNGGHGNVGMSSIAHWLKSLRLHKYVWLFSNLTYDQMLGITEEYLQNLSVTKGARHKLALCIQKLNERYGTLRQLEKDLLSGPKIHLGAVLEELTNMVQTPMKPIGVDQREDVAGQFVKVLDLVASIVLRPISSPQDEEYLNIFQWIIDRALHNDAFVAHFAQIKDHKNKLLKLKMQLAPKAGHFSKSANTCGVPGGLNKPRWTVNNKHKPCGVVSEPQVKPHRKSSIPYFVPPGQAQVASAAMAQQYFHHSAGNNGGNGAANYNKSSSYPSFASSSGTLHGMKAMGPVPNNPSSMQQQQPHQPHQQNHAMQTSSVGSHVPHQSSSLQPPSAAMQHPNFMFHRHSLSNITPHSASSLAPPIFLSNLNSLSAENCSGGGKSDGGKMNSSSTMAGRTASFDGQAGMMAGKLNNDRCVKDFPAQGGDDGGSGNGSSLAHNNSIGDINTRLEFLCRQMTEQAIN, encoded by the exons GAGCAGTGGAACGACTGCGAGCGAACCGTCGTGCTCTATGCGCTGCTGAAGCGCGTCCCGTTCGTCAATCTAAAGTTCCTGCAGGTGTCCATCGATTATAATCTTGCGCAGAACTACAGCACACAGAGCAAACTGCAGCAGCTCGAAGCGAAGGCGAACGATACGACGCTGCTACGATCGCTGGTTCAGCGGTACTACCAGCTAAGCGGCGGTCACAGCAATGCTGCGGCCGCTTCCGCCCTGCTGCTTGGAGGAGGGCTTCATttgaacaacaataacaataacacgATCAGtgttaataataataataataataatctcAAAACACCGGCCAGCGAATCTTCATCCGTGTACGAGTTGCTGAAGAAGACGACCTCGCTGGTGGCGTCGCATCATACACCTGGAGTCAACAATCTTATCCCGAATGAATCATCCTCCGCGAAGGTCGGcgagggtggtgctggtgaaagcCATGCCCGTCAGCCGGACACGATGGAGGAGATTCTGAAGGACATTCTTATGTACCTGCCACTGTTGGCGCCAGGGAATGATGTGGCAAAGAGTATGTACATGTCGCTGATACCGGGTGCCGTAGAGGATGCCTGCCGGCAGCTCGTCCCAACAGAGATCGTACAGCAGACGCTGTCCTATCTGTTGATCCATCCGGCTATTACGAATGAAGATCGGAG AGTACTTAGTCACCAGTTGCGGCATTTGGAGGATTTCATCTCGACGTCCTACGTCCCAGCTGTACCGCAACAGAATACCGGCGCGTCCGCGGCGCTCGGCAAAAATCGTAACTACATGAACCTACAAAGTAATGGCAACGGAACAAACACCCATAACAATGGCCCAATGTCGGGCAGCAACGCAcaagttccgttccttccAACGAAACCGGCTGGTGGTAGCACCGGTGCGGTCACAGCTCCTCCATGGCATCCTGGAGTTGGCATTACGGTGCCACCTCCTTCTACACACTCCTCGACGCATTCGCTAACGCAGCTAATGCCACCGTCTGTAGCCTCGCAGCACTCGCATTCCTCTCTAGTCGGCCCCGAACCGACCAAACAGTCAATGGTTCTGTCAAAATCCGTAACAAACCAGACAAACCCGACCATCCCGCCAATCGGGGGTGTCGGCAATAATAGCAATACGGGTGGCAGTACCATCAACTGCAGCAGTTCGTCGAGTTCGAGCTCTAGTTCGACGACAAGCTCTAGCTCCTGTCTCGATAGTGGCGCTTCTCAGCTGCTCAAGTCCAACTTGCGGCAACCTACGTCCGATTGGAGTGCATCGACGGGAACGGTGGAGTATGGTGTCGTCGCCCGCGGACAGCAGGGCAACGAGTGTGGACAGCGTGCGGACAACCTGCCGTCTGCGGTAGCGAACGATTTCCGGTCAACGATCGGTAAAGTGATGATCACTTCTAGTCAAGCCATGCAGCAGCTACAACAGTcaccaccgcaaccgcagcagccccaacagcagcagaattcgggtgctggtgttggtgccggCGGCGGGAATGCAGCTCCGGCAAACGATGATCTCATAGCGGCCACCGAATCGCTGCTCTACGATTCCACACCAGACGACCATCACGTGTCATTCAGcaaaaatggaacggaaatttTCGATTACGACTGTGATTTCGATCACGAAGATGAGTTTAACTATCTGGCTCGCAGTTCAACGTCGACAGCGGATACAAGGGGCTCGTTTGGTGGATCGAGTTCACTGAGCAGCAACAATACTACTTCGACCGGTTCGGCGACGTCGACGGGCAAGAAGTTGGTTTCTTTCAACAACAACGTCAGCGATTATCTGTGCGTTCCGCTGATGCTCAACAGTTACCAGcagtcgcaccaccaccatggcggCAATGATCTGGATCTGGATGGGATGCTGATGAAAACACGCCGATCGAACAGTTTGACGAcaccatcgtcctcatcggtGCTGTCCGTTGCCCTCGGTGCACCGGGCGAGCTGCTACACgcacagcaaaagcaaaacaacgaatGTCTATCGGCAGAAAATCTCACTAATCTGCAGCTCctgcaaaacaaaccgcgCAGCTTCTCGCTGACGATGGAAAGCCCCCGGTCATCGCTCACATCGAGTGGTTCCGATACGCAGCTCGACGATTTCAAGCATCAGGGCAGCGGTTTAATGAAGCTGTACGGTAACGGGGGGCATGGTAACGTCGGCATGTCCAGCATTGCACACTGGCTCAAGAGCTTGCGGTTGCACAAGTATGTGTGGCTCTTCTCGAACCTAACGTACGATCAGATGCTGGGCATCACGGAGGAGTATTTGCAGAACCTCAGCGTAACCAAAGGTGCCCGCCACAAGCTTGCGCTGTGCATTCAGAAGCTCAACGAAAGGTACGGAACGTTGCGGCAGCTGGAGAAGGATCTGCTGTCCGGACCTAAGATTCATCTGGGCGCTGTACTGGAGGAGCTAACCAACATGGTGCAGACGCCGATGAAACCGATCGGTGTCGATCAACGGGAAGATGTGGCTGGACAGTTTGTGAAAGTGCTTGATCTTG TGGCTTCAATTGTATTGCGACCGATCAGCAGTCCGCAGGATGAGGAATATCTGAATATATTCCAGTGGATCATTGATCGGGCTCTGCACAATGACGCATTCGTTGCTCACTTTGCCCAGATCAAGGACCACAAGAACAAATTGTTGAAGCTGAAGATGCAGCTGGCACCGAAGGCTGGCCACTTTTCCAAGAGTGCTAACACATGCGGTGTGCCCGGTGGTTTGAATAAGCCAAG ATGGACCGTGAACAACAAGCATAAACCATGCGGTGTTGTGAGCGAACCGCAAGTAAAACCACACCGAAAGAGCTCTATTCCGTACTTTGTACCTCCTGGTCAAGCTCAGGTTGCATCAGCCGCCATGGCACAGCAATACTTCCACCATTCCGCTGGCAATAACGGTGGTAATGGTGCGGCCAACTACAACAAAAGCTCCTCCTATCCCAGCTTCGCATCGTCCTCCGGAACATTGCATGGCATGAAAGCAATGGGCCCCGTTCCCAATAACCCGTcctcgatgcagcagcagcagcctcatcAACCGCACCAACAGAATCATGCAATGCAAACGTCATCGGTCGGGTCGCATGTTCcgcatcaatcatcatcgctgcaGCCTCCCTCTGCTGCCATGCAGCATCCAAACTTCATGTTCCATCGTCATTCGCTCAGCAATATCACACCTCACAGTGCCAGCTCATTGGCACCGCCAATTTTTCTCTCCAATCTGAACTCCCTCTCGGCCGAAAACTGTTCGGGGGGAGGTAAAAGTGATGGTGGGAAGATGAACTCGAGCTCCACGATGGCAGGTAGAACGGCTAGCTTCGATGGTCAGGCAGGGATGATGGCTGGAAAGCTAAACAACGATCGATGCGTGAAAGATTTCCCCGCTCaaggtggtgacgatggcggCAGTGGAAACGGCAGCAGCTTAGCTCATAACAACAGCATCGGTGACATCAACACGCGGCTCGAGTTTCTCTGTCGTCAGATGACGGAACAAGCGATCAACTAA